In Haloterrigena turkmenica DSM 5511, a single genomic region encodes these proteins:
- a CDS encoding ArsR/SmtB family transcription factor: MAQATDRLQRYLEDELGECRSEDLECRLEELDALEETIGTTRVETELDVLSALANETRYTLVRVLVAAGEELCVCELNAVVDVSESGLSHALSNLVDAGLVDARKDGRWKKYRATNRAVALVTVLEGSVSDA; the protein is encoded by the coding sequence ATGGCACAAGCGACGGACCGACTACAGCGATACCTCGAGGACGAGCTCGGCGAGTGTCGCAGCGAGGACCTCGAGTGTCGCCTCGAGGAACTCGACGCGCTCGAGGAGACGATCGGGACGACTCGAGTCGAAACGGAACTGGACGTGCTCTCGGCGCTGGCCAACGAGACGCGCTATACGCTCGTTCGCGTCCTCGTGGCGGCCGGCGAGGAGCTGTGCGTCTGCGAGCTCAACGCGGTCGTCGACGTCAGCGAGAGCGGGCTCAGCCACGCCCTCTCGAACCTCGTCGACGCGGGACTCGTCGACGCCCGGAAGGACGGCCGCTGGAAGAAGTACCGCGCAACCAACCGCGCAGTCGCGCTCGTGACGGTCCTCGAGGGGAGCGTGAGCGATGCGTAA
- the arsB gene encoding ACR3 family arsenite efflux transporter — translation MRNATHDHGPDCSCEACGDPRSMDFLDKYLTVWIFAAMAVGVGLGYAAPSVTEPIRDLHLVEIGLVAMMYPPLAKADYGRLPTVFRNWRVLSLSLVQNWLIGPTLMFGLAVFFFSGLVPGLPARPEYFLGLVFIGMARCIAMVLVWNELAEGSTEYVTGLVAFNSLFQIVTYGVYVWFFALFLPPLLGMESLAAEITTFNVTPEQVFWAIVVFLGIPFAGGILTRYVGTRAKGEAWYDEEFVPTIDPLTLVALLFTVVVMFATQGENIVAAPADVLLIAVPLTIYFVVMFLVSFGMGRGVGADYSTTTAIGFTAASNNFELAIAVAVAVFGVGSGVAFTTVVGPLIEVPVLLALVHVALYFQRKLDWGGRDAGEPTVSTRETPTDD, via the coding sequence ATGCGTAACGCGACCCACGACCACGGGCCGGACTGCAGCTGCGAGGCCTGTGGCGATCCGCGGTCGATGGACTTCCTCGACAAGTACCTGACCGTCTGGATCTTCGCCGCGATGGCCGTCGGCGTCGGCCTCGGCTACGCGGCGCCGTCCGTGACCGAACCGATTCGGGACCTCCACCTCGTGGAGATCGGGCTCGTCGCCATGATGTACCCGCCGCTGGCGAAGGCGGACTACGGGCGGCTTCCGACGGTGTTTCGCAACTGGCGCGTGCTCAGCCTGAGCCTCGTCCAGAACTGGCTCATCGGCCCGACCCTGATGTTCGGGCTCGCGGTGTTCTTCTTCAGCGGACTCGTACCCGGCCTCCCGGCCCGTCCCGAGTACTTCCTGGGACTCGTGTTCATCGGGATGGCCCGGTGTATCGCGATGGTGCTCGTCTGGAACGAACTCGCGGAGGGATCGACCGAGTACGTGACCGGACTGGTCGCGTTCAACAGCCTCTTCCAGATCGTTACCTACGGCGTCTACGTCTGGTTTTTCGCCCTGTTCTTGCCGCCGCTGCTGGGCATGGAGTCGCTCGCCGCCGAAATCACGACGTTCAACGTGACGCCCGAACAGGTGTTCTGGGCGATCGTCGTCTTCCTCGGCATCCCCTTCGCCGGGGGAATCCTCACCCGATACGTCGGCACGCGAGCGAAGGGCGAGGCGTGGTACGACGAGGAGTTCGTCCCGACGATCGACCCGCTCACGCTGGTCGCCCTACTGTTTACCGTCGTCGTGATGTTCGCCACGCAGGGCGAGAACATCGTCGCCGCGCCCGCGGACGTGTTGCTGATCGCCGTCCCGCTGACGATCTACTTCGTCGTCATGTTCCTCGTGAGCTTCGGCATGGGCCGAGGCGTCGGCGCCGACTACTCGACGACGACGGCCATCGGCTTCACCGCGGCCTCGAACAACTTCGAACTCGCGATCGCTGTCGCGGTCGCCGTCTTCGGCGTCGGCTCCGGCGTCGCCTTCACGACCGTCGTCGGCCCGCTCATCGAGGTCCCCGTGTTGCTCGCGCTGGTCCACGTCGCGCTGTACTTCCAGCGGAAACTGGACTGGGGCGGCCGCGACGCCGGCGAACCGACCGTATCGACTCGAGAGACGCCCACCGACGACTAA
- a CDS encoding arsenate-mycothiol transferase ArsC, with translation MTSTTDSTDTTEPIRIALVCVRNAGRSQMATAFAEYEREARGLEDRVEILTGGTDPADAVHDGVLEAMADAGFDLSDRTPREITEDELRSCDYIATMGCSTLDVGTVGEDVDVRDWALEDPGEKEPERVCEIRDEVEQRVTALFDDFEGE, from the coding sequence ATGACATCCACCACCGATTCCACCGACACGACCGAACCGATCCGTATCGCCCTCGTGTGCGTCCGCAACGCCGGCCGCTCCCAGATGGCCACCGCCTTCGCCGAGTACGAACGCGAGGCCCGCGGCCTCGAGGACCGCGTCGAGATCCTGACCGGCGGCACCGATCCCGCCGACGCGGTCCACGACGGCGTCCTCGAGGCGATGGCCGACGCCGGATTCGACCTCTCCGATCGGACACCCCGCGAGATCACCGAGGACGAACTGCGATCCTGCGACTACATCGCGACGATGGGCTGTTCGACCCTGGACGTCGGCACCGTCGGCGAGGACGTCGACGTCCGCGACTGGGCGCTCGAGGATCCCGGCGAGAAGGAGCCTGAGCGCGTCTGCGAGATTCGCGACGAGGTCGAGCAGCGGGTAACGGCGCTTTTCGACGACTTCGAGGGCGAATAG
- a CDS encoding PstS family phosphate ABC transporter substrate-binding protein — protein MADDKSGRSTQRVSRRKFIGAAGAVGAVAIAGCTEETSDEDKEIDIAGSSTVYPLMEAISEKYNEDEDDSVGFNISSTGSGGGFEDHFCPGETDFNNASRAMKDEEKSKCKENDVEWIELVAATDALTVVINNENDWATEMTIEELAQIWEADAAETWSDVNSEWPDEEIGRHGADDTSGTYDYFLENVMGEDRGHTDDYQATENDDNIVTGVQGDQYAIGYFGFSYYYQNPDQVTAVAIDNGDGPVEPSLDTAASGEYQPLSRSLYTYPSVGSLEDKDHVADFARFFVEQTTNESLVADDVGYVPLTEDQQSEQMDKLVEVIGEEEE, from the coding sequence ATGGCAGACGACAAGTCCGGCCGTTCGACGCAACGCGTTTCACGACGGAAATTCATCGGTGCCGCCGGCGCCGTCGGCGCCGTTGCGATCGCTGGGTGCACTGAAGAGACGAGCGACGAGGACAAGGAGATCGACATCGCGGGCTCGAGTACCGTCTACCCGCTGATGGAAGCGATCAGCGAGAAGTACAACGAGGACGAAGACGACAGCGTCGGATTCAACATCAGCTCGACCGGTTCCGGCGGCGGCTTCGAGGATCACTTCTGTCCCGGCGAGACCGACTTCAACAACGCGAGCCGGGCGATGAAGGACGAGGAGAAGTCGAAGTGCAAAGAGAACGACGTCGAGTGGATCGAACTGGTCGCCGCGACGGACGCGCTGACGGTCGTCATCAACAACGAGAACGACTGGGCGACCGAGATGACCATTGAGGAACTGGCCCAGATCTGGGAGGCCGACGCCGCCGAGACGTGGAGCGACGTCAACTCCGAGTGGCCCGACGAGGAGATCGGTCGCCACGGCGCCGACGACACCAGCGGAACCTACGACTACTTCCTCGAGAACGTCATGGGCGAAGACCGGGGCCACACGGACGACTACCAGGCGACCGAAAACGACGACAACATCGTCACTGGCGTCCAGGGCGACCAGTACGCCATCGGTTACTTCGGCTTCTCGTACTACTATCAGAACCCCGACCAGGTCACGGCCGTGGCGATCGACAACGGCGACGGTCCCGTCGAACCGAGCCTGGATACCGCGGCCTCCGGCGAGTACCAGCCGCTGTCGCGCTCGCTGTACACCTACCCCTCGGTCGGCTCTCTCGAGGACAAGGATCACGTCGCCGACTTCGCACGTTTCTTCGTCGAGCAGACGACCAACGAGAGTCTCGTCGCCGACGACGTCGGCTACGTGCCCCTCACCGAGGACCAGCAGTCCGAACAGATGGACAAGCTCGTGGAAGTAATCGGCGAGGAAGAGGAGTAA
- the pstC gene encoding phosphate ABC transporter permease subunit PstC — protein MSDASATPDLQRSRGIEALKERSYGSFFVVCAVITVLTTIAIFVTLLSDATAFFSEYAIADFLTGTTWSPNPRGDGYIFGILPLVIGTITVTLMAALVALPIGTLTAIYLSEYASTRVRSVLKPMLEILAGIPTVVYGYFALVYITPVLKATLFPSLQTFNALSASLMIGIMIIPMVSSISEDAMSAVPDELRQAGYGLGATKYEVSTKIVLPAAMSGIASSYILAISRAIGETMIVVVAMGSQATFPEVYTGLGGIPYIHPGDVLLESGMTITVAMVNIAGGDLTGGTLPYDAMFALGLLLFVVTLVLNVISDWIAQRYREEY, from the coding sequence GTGAGTGACGCATCGGCAACGCCGGATCTCCAGCGGTCCCGGGGCATCGAGGCCCTCAAGGAGCGATCCTACGGGAGTTTTTTCGTCGTCTGTGCGGTCATTACCGTCCTCACGACGATCGCGATCTTCGTGACGCTGCTTTCGGACGCGACCGCGTTCTTCTCGGAGTACGCGATCGCCGACTTCCTGACCGGGACCACGTGGAGTCCGAACCCGAGAGGCGACGGCTACATCTTCGGGATCCTTCCGCTGGTGATCGGAACGATTACCGTGACCCTCATGGCCGCGCTGGTCGCGCTGCCGATCGGAACGCTGACGGCGATTTACCTGAGCGAATACGCGAGTACGCGCGTTCGATCGGTTCTGAAGCCGATGCTGGAGATCCTCGCCGGGATTCCCACGGTCGTGTACGGCTACTTCGCGCTCGTGTACATCACGCCGGTGTTGAAGGCGACGCTGTTCCCGTCGCTGCAGACGTTCAACGCGCTCTCGGCGTCGCTGATGATCGGGATCATGATCATTCCGATGGTCTCGTCGATCAGCGAAGACGCCATGAGTGCGGTTCCGGACGAGCTCCGGCAGGCCGGCTACGGTCTCGGCGCTACCAAGTACGAGGTCTCGACGAAGATCGTCCTCCCGGCGGCGATGTCCGGGATCGCCTCCTCGTACATCCTCGCGATCTCGCGGGCGATCGGGGAGACCATGATCGTCGTCGTCGCGATGGGGTCACAGGCCACCTTCCCCGAGGTCTACACCGGTCTCGGCGGGATCCCCTACATCCATCCCGGGGACGTGCTCCTCGAGTCCGGCATGACGATCACCGTCGCGATGGTCAACATCGCCGGCGGGGACCTCACCGGGGGAACGCTGCCCTACGACGCGATGTTCGCGCTCGGGCTACTGTTGTTCGTCGTCACGCTCGTACTGAACGTGATCAGCGATTGGATCGCGCAACGATACCGGGAGGAATACTGA
- the pstA gene encoding phosphate ABC transporter permease PstA — MAVEHDQQTTGFGQVSRLKGLVFEYLSFGASVVGILALAVLLIYVTVDAFELSNASPEWLLTYVATLVVPYVGFCLYSANDREVTRRVGLALGGGLIATPVVINGFELLVRPIPRLGWHLVYLFAVVIPVTCYSTYVGSQRPVGRVGFGFVGRLLGGTALGIALILLFVVFDQYLWLLTYTFGLVPAAAALVYSRYRESDLTALLAYPIGAVGLGAAFYVRGLFDVYPTTWLIFIWTLAIPASGAIAAVVARDEDTRTGLILGGVAFLLAVGGSFAAGQVGMESKNVLLVLLTTGIPTVAFGRRTFTAERGRIGLLLPVLIVAGAVLGTVLVRTMGFPGPNSWLDPSFVTGSASSTARDAGFYPPIVGSVMIIAFVALVSFVLGVGSAVFLEEYASDSGITGAITRVIQINIANLAAVPSVVYGLLGLGLFINLLGLGMGAIVTAVLTLSLLILPITIISAQEAIRSVPDDLRNGSYAMGATRWQTTRNVVLPEAFPGILTGTILALGRAIGETAPLIIIGVPHLTYSPPNGIWDKASAMPLQIYVWSHSAIGEFRYGVLAAGVVTLLFVLIGMNATAIILRNRFER; from the coding sequence ATGGCTGTCGAACACGATCAACAGACGACCGGATTTGGCCAGGTGAGTCGGCTCAAAGGACTCGTCTTCGAATACCTCTCGTTCGGCGCGTCCGTCGTCGGCATCCTCGCGCTGGCGGTGTTGCTGATCTACGTCACCGTCGACGCGTTCGAACTCAGCAACGCCAGCCCCGAGTGGCTGCTGACCTACGTTGCCACGCTAGTCGTCCCGTACGTCGGCTTCTGCCTCTACAGCGCGAACGACCGCGAGGTGACTCGACGCGTTGGACTCGCGCTCGGCGGTGGACTGATCGCCACGCCGGTCGTGATCAACGGGTTCGAACTGCTCGTGCGACCGATCCCGCGTCTCGGTTGGCACCTCGTCTACCTGTTCGCCGTCGTGATACCGGTTACGTGCTACAGCACCTACGTCGGCAGCCAACGACCCGTCGGTCGGGTCGGCTTCGGATTCGTCGGTCGACTCCTCGGAGGGACGGCTCTCGGAATCGCGCTGATCCTCCTGTTCGTCGTCTTCGACCAGTACCTCTGGCTGTTGACGTACACCTTCGGGCTGGTTCCGGCGGCCGCCGCGTTGGTGTACAGTCGGTACCGCGAATCGGATCTGACGGCGCTGCTGGCCTATCCGATTGGTGCGGTCGGTCTCGGCGCCGCGTTCTACGTGCGCGGACTGTTCGACGTGTATCCGACCACGTGGTTGATATTCATCTGGACGCTGGCGATTCCGGCCTCCGGAGCCATCGCCGCGGTCGTCGCTCGCGACGAGGATACCCGGACCGGCCTCATCCTCGGCGGCGTCGCCTTCCTGTTGGCTGTCGGCGGGAGTTTCGCGGCCGGGCAAGTCGGTATGGAGTCGAAAAACGTACTACTGGTCCTGCTGACGACCGGCATCCCGACGGTCGCGTTCGGCCGACGGACGTTCACCGCCGAGCGGGGGCGAATCGGACTGCTCCTGCCGGTGCTGATCGTCGCCGGCGCGGTCCTCGGAACCGTCCTCGTCAGGACGATGGGATTCCCGGGTCCGAACTCGTGGCTCGACCCGTCGTTCGTGACGGGAAGCGCCTCGTCGACGGCGCGGGACGCAGGGTTCTACCCGCCGATCGTGGGCTCGGTCATGATCATCGCCTTCGTGGCGCTGGTCTCGTTCGTGCTCGGCGTCGGCTCCGCAGTGTTCCTCGAGGAGTACGCCAGCGACAGCGGGATCACCGGCGCGATCACGCGCGTGATCCAGATTAACATCGCCAACCTTGCCGCCGTTCCGTCGGTCGTCTACGGACTACTCGGGCTCGGGCTGTTCATCAATCTGCTCGGGCTCGGTATGGGGGCGATCGTCACCGCGGTGCTCACGCTGTCGCTGCTGATCCTGCCGATCACGATCATCTCGGCCCAGGAGGCGATCCGGTCCGTTCCGGACGATCTCCGCAACGGCTCCTACGCGATGGGTGCGACTCGGTGGCAGACGACCCGAAACGTCGTCCTCCCCGAAGCGTTCCCGGGCATTCTGACGGGGACGATCCTCGCACTCGGCCGCGCGATCGGCGAAACGGCGCCGCTGATCATCATCGGCGTTCCCCACCTCACCTACTCTCCCCCGAACGGAATCTGGGACAAGGCGAGCGCCATGCCGCTGCAGATCTACGTCTGGTCGCATTCGGCGATCGGCGAGTTCCGGTACGGCGTCCTCGCCGCCGGGGTCGTCACGCTCCTGTTCGTGCTGATCGGGATGAACGCGACCGCGATCATCCTCCGGAACCGCTTCGAACGCTAA
- a CDS encoding DUF7511 domain-containing protein has product MSDSANGYDDRTTKQRLASAQAQAEGESGRRRQLECLVVRYRDRPDRCTITPRECSEEERLTHWLSADLSAVVDLEDAR; this is encoded by the coding sequence ATGAGCGACTCCGCAAACGGCTACGACGACCGCACGACTAAACAGCGACTGGCCAGCGCCCAGGCCCAGGCCGAAGGCGAGTCGGGCCGCCGGCGACAGCTCGAGTGTCTCGTCGTTCGCTACCGAGACCGGCCCGATCGGTGTACGATCACGCCGCGAGAGTGTTCCGAGGAGGAGCGGCTCACCCACTGGCTGTCGGCCGATCTATCGGCGGTCGTCGACCTCGAGGACGCTCGCTGA
- a CDS encoding translation initiation factor IF-2 subunit gamma — translation MEGNGQPEVNIGLVGHVDHGKTTLVQALSGSWTDQHSEEMKRGISIRLGYADATFRYCDGLEEPECYTVEEECPDGSSSEPLRTVSFVDAPGHETLMATMLSGASLMDGAVLVVSANEPVPQPQTEEHLMALDIIGIDNIVIAQNKVDLVSSDQARQNYEEIQEFVEGTVAEDAPVVPVSAGQEVNLDLLIQAIEEEIPTPDRDPDADPRMHVARSFDINKPGTSAKDLAGGVLGGSLVQGQLEVGDEIEIRPGREVEEGGQTEYVPIETTVRSLQAGGETVDTVTPGGLLGVGTGLDPSLTKGDALAGRLAGPSGSLPPTWQSFTMEVDLLERVVGAESGETVDEISTGEPLMMTVGTATTVGAVTSAREGECEVNLKRPVAAEPGAKIAINRRIGARWRLIGLGTLTD, via the coding sequence ATGGAAGGAAATGGACAACCGGAGGTGAACATCGGGCTCGTCGGTCACGTCGACCACGGCAAGACGACACTGGTGCAAGCACTCAGTGGGTCGTGGACGGACCAGCACAGCGAGGAGATGAAACGTGGTATCTCCATCCGGCTGGGGTACGCGGACGCGACGTTCCGCTACTGTGACGGACTCGAGGAACCCGAATGTTACACCGTCGAGGAGGAGTGTCCGGACGGCTCGTCGAGCGAGCCGCTTCGGACCGTGTCGTTCGTCGACGCCCCGGGTCACGAGACCCTCATGGCGACGATGCTGTCTGGCGCTTCGCTGATGGACGGCGCCGTGTTGGTGGTCAGCGCCAACGAACCCGTCCCGCAGCCCCAGACCGAAGAGCACCTGATGGCGCTCGACATCATCGGCATCGACAACATCGTCATCGCCCAGAACAAGGTCGACCTCGTCAGCAGCGATCAGGCCCGCCAGAACTACGAGGAGATCCAGGAGTTCGTCGAAGGCACCGTCGCCGAAGACGCGCCCGTCGTTCCGGTGTCGGCCGGCCAGGAGGTCAACCTCGACCTGCTGATCCAGGCCATCGAGGAGGAGATCCCCACGCCGGACCGGGATCCCGACGCCGATCCGCGGATGCACGTCGCACGCAGCTTCGACATCAACAAGCCGGGGACGAGCGCGAAGGATCTCGCCGGCGGCGTCCTCGGGGGCAGCCTCGTACAGGGCCAACTCGAGGTCGGCGACGAGATCGAGATCCGTCCCGGCCGCGAGGTCGAGGAGGGCGGCCAGACCGAGTACGTGCCGATCGAGACGACGGTTCGATCGCTGCAGGCCGGCGGAGAGACCGTCGACACCGTCACGCCGGGCGGCCTGCTGGGCGTCGGGACCGGGCTCGACCCCTCGCTGACGAAAGGCGACGCGTTAGCCGGTCGACTCGCCGGACCGTCGGGCTCGCTCCCGCCGACCTGGCAGTCCTTTACGATGGAGGTCGACCTGCTCGAGCGCGTCGTCGGCGCCGAGAGCGGCGAGACGGTCGACGAGATCAGCACGGGCGAACCCCTGATGATGACCGTCGGCACGGCGACGACCGTCGGCGCGGTCACCAGCGCCCGCGAGGGCGAGTGCGAGGTCAACCTCAAACGACCCGTCGCCGCCGAACCGGGCGCGAAGATCGCGATCAACCGCCGCATCGGCGCGCGCTGGCGACTGATCGGGCTCGGAACGCTCACGGACTAA
- a CDS encoding PIN domain-containing protein has protein sequence MATPTQVALDTSALMMPVELDVRLFDELERLLDDYETTAPQAVLEELRRLSEKGGEEGTAANVGHDLATERCLVVDTEASYADDALVELARGGVVDYVVTNDRPLRDRVLEASVPVIALRGRNKLAITQP, from the coding sequence ATGGCTACGCCGACGCAGGTCGCCCTCGACACGAGCGCGCTCATGATGCCCGTCGAACTCGACGTCAGGTTGTTCGACGAACTCGAGCGGTTGCTCGACGACTACGAGACGACGGCTCCACAAGCCGTCCTCGAGGAACTCCGTCGCCTCTCGGAGAAGGGCGGCGAGGAGGGAACGGCCGCGAACGTCGGCCACGATTTGGCGACCGAACGCTGTCTCGTCGTCGACACAGAGGCGTCGTACGCCGACGACGCGCTAGTCGAACTCGCCCGCGGGGGAGTCGTCGACTACGTCGTCACGAACGATCGCCCGCTGCGCGACCGGGTGCTCGAGGCGAGTGTACCGGTAATTGCATTACGCGGGAGAAACAAGTTAGCGATCACTCAACCATAG
- a CDS encoding DNA-directed RNA polymerase, which produces MYKRVRLKDTVEVPPEELGDVSPDLVKRLLQDKLEGRMDEEVGSVVSVTEVHDIGEGTVLPNRPGVYYEAEFDAVTFDPQMQEVVDGTVVEVVEFGAFVGIGPVDGLLHVSQISDEYLAFDGENQRLSSNESDRALGVDDAVRARIVTKSIDERNPRDSKIGLTAKQPGLGKHGWLEEEHEKREATTAEGE; this is translated from the coding sequence ATGTACAAACGGGTCAGACTGAAAGACACGGTAGAAGTACCGCCGGAGGAGCTCGGCGACGTCTCGCCGGACCTCGTGAAGCGACTGCTACAGGACAAACTCGAGGGGCGCATGGACGAGGAGGTCGGTAGCGTCGTCTCGGTTACCGAGGTTCACGACATCGGCGAGGGGACCGTCCTCCCGAACCGACCGGGCGTCTACTACGAGGCCGAGTTCGACGCGGTCACCTTCGATCCGCAGATGCAGGAAGTCGTCGACGGCACCGTCGTCGAAGTCGTCGAGTTCGGCGCCTTCGTCGGCATCGGCCCGGTCGACGGCCTGCTGCACGTCTCGCAGATCAGCGACGAGTACCTCGCCTTCGACGGTGAGAATCAGCGACTCTCCTCGAACGAGTCCGACCGCGCACTCGGCGTCGACGACGCCGTCCGCGCACGGATCGTCACCAAGAGTATCGACGAGCGCAACCCTCGAGACTCGAAGATCGGCCTCACGGCCAAACAGCCCGGCCTGGGCAAACACGGCTGGCTCGAGGAGGAACACGAGAAACGCGAAGCGACGACGGCCGAGGGTGAGTAA
- the spt4 gene encoding transcription elongation factor subunit Spt4: MASDRLVCRECHRVNDPDNDTCESCNSSSLTEDWAGYVVIAHPEESQIATEMQVTEPGAYALKVR, translated from the coding sequence ATGGCATCGGATCGTCTCGTCTGTCGCGAGTGTCACCGGGTCAACGACCCCGACAACGACACCTGCGAGAGCTGTAACTCCTCGTCGCTGACCGAGGACTGGGCGGGCTACGTCGTCATCGCCCACCCCGAGGAGAGCCAGATCGCCACCGAGATGCAGGTCACCGAACCCGGCGCGTACGCGCTGAAGGTCCGCTGA
- a CDS encoding GTP-dependent dephospho-CoA kinase family protein has translation MTRDDSPAETDTDADAAANANADTNGAASTPDIDDQLLVLPDDLRHELKEPMGPVETDADRLLKDVDGPLIAVGDVVTYHFLRAGRPPDVALVDERTKRSAVDEEIRETVTEGTTVEVVNPPAEISQAVVEALLEGLASDEPTTILVEGEEDLVALPAIVAAPEGASVVYGQPDEGMVHVKVTEEHQQDMRALLDRFEGDIDRFWELLEASGG, from the coding sequence GTGACCCGCGACGATTCTCCCGCGGAGACGGATACGGACGCGGACGCAGCTGCGAACGCAAACGCTGATACGAACGGAGCGGCGTCGACTCCCGATATCGACGATCAGCTACTGGTTCTGCCCGACGACCTCCGCCACGAACTCAAGGAGCCGATGGGACCGGTCGAGACCGACGCTGACCGGCTCCTCAAGGACGTCGACGGGCCGCTGATCGCCGTCGGAGACGTCGTCACCTACCACTTCCTGCGGGCGGGTCGCCCGCCGGACGTCGCGCTCGTCGACGAGCGGACCAAGCGGTCTGCCGTCGACGAGGAGATCCGCGAGACCGTCACCGAGGGGACGACCGTCGAGGTCGTCAACCCGCCCGCTGAGATCTCGCAGGCGGTCGTCGAGGCCCTCCTCGAGGGGCTGGCCAGCGACGAACCGACCACGATCCTCGTCGAGGGTGAGGAAGATCTGGTCGCTCTGCCGGCGATCGTCGCCGCTCCCGAGGGCGCGAGCGTCGTCTACGGCCAGCCCGACGAGGGGATGGTTCACGTAAAAGTCACCGAGGAACACCAGCAGGACATGCGGGCGCTGCTCGACCGGTTCGAGGGCGACATCGATCGCTTTTGGGAACTACTCGAGGCGTCCGGCGGCTAG
- a CDS encoding DUF5828 family protein translates to MEESISGFKVGGDWGTVVEHGERITQALRELDVENDDGDDGRFAAAFDEWNEWRPKAHEDFERDVKEKTAEQASVDEGEGEREGAEPDEDLQAAGEKLSASYAALEDREVDEAVENGTEALDRAARAADSVSRKAVRTVEKSVYRHVMTQLAPCYFDNELVSANVQRPLADDGDGFGFEVNVNDDRLKAEVSTVLSRYEDEVDRWHVDVEKNTESLEAIEGAEVPPELGDQSRSTTT, encoded by the coding sequence GTGGAAGAGAGCATCTCCGGATTCAAAGTAGGCGGTGACTGGGGGACGGTAGTCGAACACGGAGAGCGAATCACCCAGGCGCTTCGAGAACTCGATGTCGAAAACGACGACGGAGACGACGGTCGATTCGCCGCCGCGTTCGACGAGTGGAACGAGTGGCGCCCGAAGGCCCACGAGGACTTCGAGCGAGACGTCAAAGAGAAGACCGCCGAACAGGCGAGCGTCGACGAAGGCGAAGGCGAGCGAGAGGGGGCAGAACCCGACGAGGACCTACAGGCCGCCGGCGAGAAGCTGTCGGCGTCGTACGCGGCGCTCGAGGACCGTGAGGTCGACGAGGCGGTCGAGAACGGAACCGAGGCGCTCGACCGCGCGGCGCGAGCGGCCGACTCGGTGAGCCGAAAAGCGGTTCGAACCGTCGAGAAGAGCGTCTACCGACACGTCATGACGCAGCTCGCGCCGTGTTACTTCGACAACGAACTCGTCAGCGCCAACGTCCAGCGGCCGCTCGCCGACGACGGGGACGGGTTCGGCTTCGAGGTGAACGTCAACGACGACCGACTCAAGGCGGAGGTCTCGACCGTCCTCTCGCGGTACGAGGACGAGGTCGATCGCTGGCACGTCGACGTCGAGAAGAACACCGAGTCCCTCGAAGCGATCGAAGGCGCCGAGGTTCCGCCGGAACTCGGCGATCAGTCGCGCTCGACGACGACCTGA